A section of the Leptospira kobayashii genome encodes:
- a CDS encoding NAD-dependent succinate-semialdehyde dehydrogenase, giving the protein MKSIRDKSLFKNKNYIGGDWIDADSKETLTVKNPASLEILGTVPKSGKKETDRAIQAAKETFPSWRKKTAKERSNILYEWFRLILENKEDLAEIMTLEQGKPIAESRGEIVYAASYLEWFSEEAKRTYGDIIPSHRTDTRVFVSKGPIGVVATITPWNFPTAMLARKIAPALAAGNTVVSKPSELTPYSALALAVLGERAGIPKGVWNLVTGDPFAIGESLLQNKDVRKLSFTGSTKTGQYLMEKSAPTLKKLSLELGGNAPFIVFEDADMDEAIKGAMLSKYRNTGQTCICVNRFLVQDSIAEEFATRLSKEAAKLKVGSGLEPGVEQGPLISEAALKKVEAHVQDAVSQGAKILTGGKKHLLGGNFYEPTVLFPINKDMLVFKEETFGPVSSIMTFSSEEDAIAKANDTEFGLASYVYTRDISRIFRMTENLECGMVGVNEGVISSEQVPFGGVKFSGMGREGSKYGMDDYTVTKYICLGGIT; this is encoded by the coding sequence ATGAAATCCATCCGGGACAAATCTCTCTTTAAAAACAAAAATTACATCGGCGGCGATTGGATAGATGCGGATTCGAAAGAAACTTTAACCGTAAAGAATCCCGCTTCTCTTGAAATCCTAGGAACCGTTCCCAAATCGGGAAAGAAGGAAACGGATCGCGCCATCCAAGCGGCCAAAGAAACCTTCCCTTCCTGGAGAAAAAAAACCGCAAAGGAAAGATCGAATATTTTATACGAATGGTTCCGGCTTATTTTGGAAAACAAAGAAGACCTTGCGGAAATCATGACTTTGGAACAAGGAAAGCCCATCGCAGAATCCAGAGGAGAAATCGTTTATGCGGCTTCGTATCTCGAATGGTTTTCGGAAGAGGCGAAACGTACTTACGGAGATATCATTCCTTCTCACAGAACGGACACCCGCGTTTTCGTTTCCAAAGGACCGATCGGAGTGGTGGCGACGATCACTCCTTGGAATTTTCCTACGGCAATGCTCGCACGAAAAATCGCACCGGCACTTGCCGCAGGCAACACTGTAGTATCCAAACCCTCGGAACTAACACCTTACTCAGCTTTGGCGCTTGCCGTATTGGGAGAAAGAGCAGGGATTCCCAAAGGAGTTTGGAATTTGGTGACAGGCGATCCCTTTGCCATCGGAGAATCCCTATTGCAAAATAAAGATGTTCGAAAGCTCAGTTTCACAGGTTCTACAAAAACGGGACAATATCTCATGGAAAAATCGGCACCCACTCTAAAAAAACTCTCACTTGAGTTAGGTGGGAATGCTCCTTTCATCGTATTTGAAGATGCGGATATGGATGAAGCTATCAAAGGAGCCATGTTATCAAAATATAGAAATACGGGACAAACTTGTATATGCGTGAACCGTTTCCTGGTTCAGGATTCGATTGCGGAAGAATTTGCGACCAGACTGTCCAAGGAAGCGGCCAAGTTAAAAGTCGGATCCGGTTTGGAGCCGGGTGTAGAGCAAGGTCCGTTGATCAGCGAAGCCGCATTAAAAAAAGTGGAAGCTCATGTACAGGATGCGGTTTCCCAAGGCGCAAAAATTCTCACGGGCGGCAAAAAACACCTGCTTGGCGGCAATTTTTACGAGCCGACCGTTTTATTTCCGATCAACAAAGATATGTTGGTTTTCAAAGAAGAAACGTTCGGTCCGGTATCTTCGATTATGACATTTTCTTCCGAAGAAGATGCAATCGCAAAAGCAAATGATACCGAATTCGGACTCGCTTCCTATGTTTATACGAGAGACATCTCCCGTATCTTCCGGATGACGGAAAACCTGGAATGCGGAATGGTGGGTGTCAACGAAGGAGTTATCTCCTCGGAGCAAGTTCCTTTCGGAGGAGTGAAGTTTTCAGGAATGGGCCGGGAAGGTTCCAAATACGGGATGGATGATTATACAGTAACAAA
- a CDS encoding ABC transporter substrate-binding protein, protein MKRNYIIISSVAVLAFGLTAACGKKESKLIEIGPLEGEVSIIAWPGYIERGETDKSYDWVTGFEKETGCKLNIKTAATSDEMIALMNEGGYDLVTASGDASLRLVASGKVQEINIDLVPSWKSVDSRLQNAAWHTVEGKHYGVPYQWGPNVLMYNTKIFKTAPSSWTVVFEEQKLPDGKSNKNRIQAFDGPIYIADAALFLKHTKPELGITDPYELDEKQYGAVIDLLKKQRQLVPKYWHDAMVQVDDFKKGNLVASSTWPFQVNMLAGEKQPVSSVIPVEGATGWADTTMLHIDSKHINCAYKWLEHSISLKLQGDLASWFGSVPSVPAACKGNTLLGENGCSINGFNNFEKISFWRTPVSNCSGGRKCVPYKKWAEDFISIIGSR, encoded by the coding sequence ATGAAAAGAAATTATATTATCATATCTTCCGTCGCGGTTTTGGCTTTTGGCCTAACGGCTGCTTGTGGAAAAAAAGAATCCAAGCTGATCGAGATAGGACCTTTGGAAGGAGAAGTTTCCATTATTGCCTGGCCAGGTTATATCGAAAGGGGAGAAACCGACAAATCTTATGATTGGGTTACCGGTTTTGAAAAAGAAACCGGATGTAAGTTGAACATTAAAACGGCAGCTACTTCGGATGAAATGATCGCACTTATGAATGAGGGTGGTTATGATTTGGTTACCGCTTCCGGAGATGCTTCTCTTCGTTTGGTGGCAAGTGGAAAAGTGCAAGAGATCAATATCGACTTGGTTCCCAGTTGGAAATCGGTGGATTCTCGTTTGCAAAATGCAGCCTGGCACACTGTGGAAGGAAAACATTACGGAGTTCCCTATCAATGGGGACCTAACGTTCTTATGTACAATACCAAAATTTTTAAAACGGCCCCTTCCAGCTGGACTGTGGTATTTGAAGAACAAAAACTTCCCGATGGCAAATCCAATAAGAACAGAATACAAGCGTTTGACGGCCCAATTTATATCGCTGATGCCGCACTCTTTTTGAAACATACGAAACCGGAACTGGGAATCACCGATCCGTATGAATTGGATGAAAAACAATACGGAGCAGTGATTGATTTACTGAAAAAACAAAGACAACTTGTTCCTAAATATTGGCATGATGCGATGGTGCAAGTGGATGATTTCAAAAAAGGAAATCTGGTAGCTTCTTCCACATGGCCTTTCCAGGTAAATATGCTCGCCGGTGAAAAACAACCTGTTTCCTCCGTGATTCCCGTAGAAGGTGCAACAGGTTGGGCGGACACAACTATGCTTCATATAGATTCGAAACATATAAACTGCGCTTACAAATGGTTGGAACATTCCATCAGTTTGAAATTACAAGGAGACTTGGCTTCCTGGTTCGGTTCCGTTCCTTCGGTTCCGGCTGCTTGCAAAGGAAACACTTTGTTAGGTGAGAACGGCTGTTCGATCAACGGCTTTAATAATTTCGAAAAGATTTCTTTCTGGCGAACCCCCGTATCAAATTGTTCCGGCGGAAGGAAATGTGTCCCATATAAAAAATGGGCGGAAGATTTTATATCTATCATTGGAAGTAGATAA
- a CDS encoding TIGR00730 family Rossman fold protein, producing the protein MKRIAVFCGSNFGTDPEFGEASDHLARVMVDKNIGLVYGGGSGGLMGRIADEVLRLGGEAIGVIPHKLIKKEIAHNRLTELFVVETMHERKAKMAELSDGFVAMAGGIGTLEEIVEVFTWSQLEYHNKPCAFLNTNGYYDTLLRFLDEMVLKKFLNPIQKEKLIVSKNPSALLEKMLLSEKG; encoded by the coding sequence ATGAAGAGAATTGCGGTGTTTTGCGGATCAAATTTCGGAACAGATCCCGAATTCGGAGAAGCTTCCGACCATTTAGCAAGAGTTATGGTGGATAAAAACATCGGACTTGTTTACGGAGGGGGAAGCGGCGGTCTGATGGGAAGGATTGCCGACGAGGTATTGAGATTGGGAGGGGAAGCGATCGGCGTTATTCCTCATAAACTGATAAAGAAGGAAATCGCGCACAATCGCCTAACAGAGTTATTCGTAGTTGAGACCATGCATGAAAGAAAAGCAAAAATGGCCGAATTGTCCGACGGTTTTGTCGCAATGGCGGGCGGCATAGGAACTTTGGAAGAGATCGTCGAAGTATTTACCTGGAGCCAATTGGAATACCACAACAAGCCGTGCGCTTTTTTGAATACTAACGGGTATTATGATACTCTGCTTCGTTTTCTGGACGAGATGGTTCTTAAAAAATTTTTAAACCCGATACAAAAAGAGAAGTTAATCGTAAGTAAGAACCCCTCGGCTCTTCTTGAAAAAATGTTGCTGTCGGAAAAAGGCTAA
- a CDS encoding DinB family protein — translation MITREYCLTLSGYNIWQNRNLYSILSSMEEAEWKKDHGVFFKSLQGTLNHLLYSDRVWLDRFYKKEVSLKDPKVILAESIADWTEARKKLDEEIHTWISGLTNDWLAKDLAYFSYAYNKELVKPAWLLVTHLFNHQTHHRSQATSVLNQIGLNYGVTDLPMLP, via the coding sequence ATGATTACCCGAGAATACTGCCTTACTTTATCCGGATACAATATCTGGCAAAATCGGAATTTGTATTCCATTCTTTCTTCTATGGAAGAAGCTGAATGGAAAAAAGATCATGGTGTTTTTTTCAAATCTTTGCAAGGCACTTTAAATCATCTTCTATACAGTGATCGTGTCTGGTTGGATCGTTTTTACAAAAAAGAAGTCAGCTTAAAAGATCCGAAAGTGATTCTTGCCGAATCAATCGCGGATTGGACGGAAGCAAGAAAAAAGCTGGATGAAGAAATTCATACTTGGATTTCCGGACTTACGAATGATTGGCTTGCGAAAGATTTGGCTTATTTCAGTTATGCTTATAATAAGGAATTGGTCAAACCCGCTTGGTTGCTTGTGACTCATTTGTTTAACCACCAAACACATCATAGAAGCCAAGCAACTTCCGTATTGAATCAAATAGGTCTGAATTACGGTGTGACCGATTTACCTATGTTGCCTTAA
- a CDS encoding metallophosphoesterase produces the protein MTNIISIGDIHGRSVWKNINPAEFEKIVFVGDYVDSYDLSDEEIIQNLEEIIRFKLTNLDKVVLLLGNHDLMYLYPKVPNFFMGGYRNSYAKPLQSIFLNSVSLFQIAYQYDHFLWTHAGVNRGWYEANLKTIEGIQKENNIQNFGANVLSVMWEKGFINELASIGPIRGGRERYGGIFWSDYMENLDSENGAFLPGFHQIVGHSRLPDIETLRSLDGHSSVTHIDCLDRRTKFYQIEI, from the coding sequence ATGACAAACATCATTTCCATAGGCGATATTCACGGCAGATCAGTTTGGAAAAATATAAATCCTGCCGAGTTTGAAAAAATCGTATTTGTAGGTGACTACGTTGATTCTTACGATCTTTCGGACGAAGAAATCATTCAGAACCTGGAAGAAATCATTCGGTTCAAATTGACGAACTTGGATAAGGTGGTTCTTCTTTTGGGGAATCACGATCTGATGTATTTATATCCGAAAGTTCCCAATTTCTTTATGGGCGGGTATAGAAATAGTTATGCTAAACCATTACAGTCGATATTTCTAAATTCGGTTTCTTTATTTCAGATCGCATATCAATACGATCATTTTCTTTGGACCCATGCGGGAGTGAATCGCGGTTGGTATGAAGCCAATCTAAAGACTATAGAAGGGATTCAAAAGGAAAATAACATTCAAAATTTCGGTGCGAATGTATTGTCTGTTATGTGGGAAAAGGGATTTATCAACGAATTGGCTTCGATCGGGCCCATTCGGGGGGGTAGGGAGAGATACGGCGGTATTTTTTGGTCCGATTATATGGAAAATTTGGATTCTGAAAACGGTGCTTTTTTGCCGGGATTCCACCAAATCGTCGGTCATTCCCGTCTTCCGGATATAGAAACTCTCAGATCTTTGGACGGGCATTCTTCCGTCACTCACATCGATTGTTTGGACCGAAGAACTAAATTTTATCAAATAGAGATTTGA
- the rocD gene encoding ornithine--oxo-acid transaminase produces MTESIAHFLELESSFGAPNYLPLDIVLEKGEGTWVWDILGNKYLDCLASYSALNQGHCHPKLIKVVETQAKTLSLTSRAFRNTKLPLLYETLHRFSGKDMFLLMNSGAEAVETAIKIARRWGYRTKGIEKDKAEIIVCENNFHGRTTTLISFSSEEAYKKDFGPFTPGFKIIPFGDPSALEKAITKNTVAFLVEPIQAEAGVLIPPDTYLKSVESICKKANILFIADEIQTGLGRTGERFCFEKESVRPDLITIGKALSGGYYPISAVLGDKHILELMEPGSHGSTFGGNPFGCAIAKQALEILLEEDLISKSKELGIYALEKFKKINSPLIKDVRGMGLLIGIELTVSARSICLKLAEEGILCKDTHDTVIRFTPPLVITKEEIDFAVEGFEKVLK; encoded by the coding sequence ATGACCGAATCTATTGCTCATTTTTTAGAATTGGAATCATCCTTCGGTGCTCCCAATTACCTTCCACTGGATATAGTTCTGGAAAAAGGCGAAGGAACATGGGTTTGGGATATACTGGGCAATAAATATCTGGATTGCCTTGCCTCCTACTCCGCTCTGAACCAGGGACACTGCCATCCCAAACTCATAAAGGTCGTAGAAACCCAGGCTAAAACACTGAGTTTAACGTCAAGAGCTTTCCGTAATACCAAATTACCGCTGTTATACGAAACATTACATCGATTTAGTGGAAAAGATATGTTTTTGCTGATGAATTCGGGTGCCGAAGCGGTAGAAACAGCGATTAAAATCGCAAGACGTTGGGGGTATCGCACCAAAGGAATCGAAAAGGATAAGGCGGAAATCATCGTTTGCGAAAATAATTTCCACGGCAGAACGACTACATTGATTTCCTTTTCTTCGGAAGAAGCCTATAAAAAAGATTTTGGCCCCTTTACTCCCGGATTTAAAATCATCCCTTTCGGTGATCCTTCCGCTTTGGAAAAAGCGATTACCAAAAATACAGTAGCTTTTCTTGTTGAACCCATCCAAGCGGAAGCAGGTGTTCTCATTCCACCCGACACTTATTTAAAATCAGTCGAGTCCATTTGCAAAAAAGCAAATATTCTGTTTATCGCAGATGAAATCCAAACGGGACTAGGAAGAACCGGGGAAAGATTCTGTTTTGAAAAGGAATCGGTAAGACCGGATTTGATCACAATCGGGAAAGCCCTCAGCGGAGGGTATTATCCCATCTCAGCTGTCCTAGGAGACAAACATATCCTGGAACTGATGGAACCGGGGAGCCACGGTAGCACATTCGGGGGAAATCCTTTCGGATGTGCTATCGCAAAACAAGCATTAGAGATATTACTCGAAGAAGATTTGATTTCCAAATCGAAAGAATTGGGGATTTATGCTTTGGAAAAGTTCAAAAAGATCAATTCACCTCTGATCAAAGATGTGCGGGGAATGGGGCTTTTGATCGGGATCGAACTGACTGTTTCCGCCCGCTCCATCTGCCTCAAACTTGCCGAAGAAGGAATCCTGTGCAAAGATACCCATGATACTGTGATCCGATTTACTCCTCCGCTTGTTATCACCAAAGAAGAGATTGATTTTGCTGTGGAAGGATTTGAAAAAGTTTTGAAATAA